Proteins found in one Poecilia reticulata strain Guanapo linkage group LG6, Guppy_female_1.0+MT, whole genome shotgun sequence genomic segment:
- the terb1 gene encoding telomere repeats-binding bouquet formation protein 1 isoform X4, with translation MDRXGSCRNNRNTAKTDLSLLLECVKFQMKCPDSQKQALLTIHSICEKREDNVDLLRELGGVSFLYNLSKSSNVHSDVKETALFTLGTLAEANVYCKNSLCRKDIFIDIAGHLQEDSPLNKKRVSVYLLFVLVAHNKLGQTLAQTTGCLEILMDLFRSTFPFSTVDDLRTVSQTYQLWTSVSSALCGSVNNPQNEEGQRICVAAFPIVKTWLQQISVPSTETFQPICSFIAMTVSNNSYVQESFAACGGLETLTLALLRVVSAADTSLLSRQLSVVIVKTLSACITDNPNLAAGLAQYDLVYHLFFLLTSSHLDPDDRLSVLLTIGECTEASEEHQSQLVDCGGLPIMITFLTEDSSEEVRKAATFILHTCKKASKVLSLGVQGLMEKQAENEEPPINIEEFKNSAREIIRRIELLEKTQLKEIGEEQEDILCPNSVELQPFKPPPLSLPAQKLEANKTTSILRPIHKSSGDNGSLQLVKSMAEVKKVTSRLIPPGEDTKRSGGDVMRSVKSGGRIGMSSDIWSSEGGSEPHMENNSLFNHPLSVWLTKPKGIRCCYESQGSNLNDMRKIPPAEHSVSNGRCAGCVLTFEEVTSRSFASVQNSCVNSCDMHRVLQEATERFRMHRFNFGVRREQKSVTKEHSDTNSARVSTTKLHRSCENMCAGIDKSYLQQHSWRKHNGVTLTPLYKSTRQGAFPSKKGIGPSLTPLKRPHPREANYQTSGSEKKKTGLQS, from the exons ATGGATAGGRCAGGCAGTTGCAGGAACAACCGTAACA CAGCAAAGACAGATCTCAGTTTGCTGCTTGAGTGTGTAAAGTTTCAGATGAAATGTCCAGATTCACAGAAGCAAGCCCTTCTTACCATTCACTCCATCTGTGAAAAGAGAG aggATAATGTGGATCTGCTGAGAGAACTAGGCGGTGTGTCATTTTTGTATAATCTGTCCAAATCCAGTAATGTTCATTCAGATGTTAAGGAGACTGCTCTCTTTACCCTTGGCACACTAGCTGAGGCTAATG TGTATTGCAAGAATTCACTGTGCAGAAAGGACATATTCATCGACATTGCTGGACATTTGCAAGAAGACAGCCCACTGAATAAGAAGAGGGTGTCCGTCTATTTGCTGTTTGTTCTGGTTGCACACAACA AACTGGGGCAAACTTTAGCACAAACCACAGGCTGCCTGGAAATTCTGATGGACCTTTTCAG gagtACTTTTCCCTTCTCAACAGTAGATGATCTGAGAACTGTCAGCCAAACCTACCAACTCTGGACATCTGTGTCTAGTGCGCTGTGTGGCTCCGTCAACAATCCCCAGAATG aggAAGGTCAGCGCATTTGTGTTGCAGCCTTTCCCATCGTGAAAACATGGCTTCAGCAGATTTCTGTGCCCTCTACTGAAACGTTTCAGCCCATATGCTCCTTTATCGCCATGACAGTTTCCAACAACT CTTATGTACAGGAGAGTTTTGCTGCCTGTGGAGGTTTGGAAACTCTTACTCTGGCACTGCTTCGTGTTGTGTCTGCTGCAGACACCAGCTTGCTGTCTCGTCAGCTATCAGTTGTTATAGTCAAGACCTTGTCAGCTTGCATCACTGACAACC ccAATCTGGCAGCAGGTTTGGCGCAGTACGATCTAGTCTACCACCTTTTCTTCCTGCTGACCAGCTCACACTTAGATCCTGATGACAGGCTCTCAGTTCTACTCACCATTGGGGAGTGCACCGAAGCCTCAG AGGAGCATCAGTCTCAGCTGGTGGATTGTGGAGGCTTGCCGATTATGATAACTTTTCTTACAGAGGACTCAAGTGAGGAGGTTAGGAAAGCAGCGACTTTCATACTACATACTTGCAAAAAGGCCA GCAAAGTGTTGAGCTTGGGAGTGCAGGGTCTGATGGAAAAGCAAGCTGAAAATGAGGAACCTCCTATAAACATAGAAGAGTTTAAGAATTCAGCCAGAGAAATTATACGCAGGATTGAACTGTTAGAGAAAACACAGCTGAAG gagatTGGAGAGGAGCAAGAAGACATTCTTTGTCCAAATTCAGTTGAACTTCAGCCATTTAAGCCCCCACCTCTAAGTCTACCAGCCCAGAAACTGGAAGCCAATAAAACTACCAGCATACTGAGGCCCATACACAAGAGCAGTGGTGACAACGGCAGCCTCCAACTTGTCAAAAGCATGGCTGAAGTAAAGAAAGTCACTTCTAGGTTGATTCCTCCAGGAGAAGACACCAAAAGGAGTGGAGGGGATGTGATGCGTTCTGTGAAAAGTGGAGGACGAATCGGGATGTCTTCTGACATTTGGTCATCAGAGGGAGGCAGTGAGCCACATATGGAAAACAA ttCCTTGTTTAATCATCCCTTGTCGGTGTGGCTGACAAAACCAAAAGGGATTAGGTGCTGTTATG agtCACAGGGCAGTAACTTAAACGATATGCGGAAGATTCCACCAGCAGAACACTCTGTCTCTAATGGTCGGTGTGCAG GTTGCGTGTTAACTTTTGAAGAAGTGACAAGCCGCTCTTTTGCGTCGGTTCAAAACTCCTGTGTGAACAGCTGCGACATGCACAGAGTCCTCCAGGAGGCAACGGAGCGATTCAGAATGCATCGCTTTAACTTTGGCGTCAGGCGAGAACAAAAGAGCGTCACCAAAGAGCATTCTGACACCAACTCTGCCAGGGTTTCAACAACAAAGTTACACAGAAGCTGTGAAAACATGTGTG CTGGGATTGATAAAAGTTATCTGCAACAACACTCTTGGAGAAAACATAATG gTGTCACTTTGACTCCCCTGTACAAATCAACCAGACAAGGCGCATTTCCCTCTAAGAAAGGGATCG GTCCAAGCTTGACTCCCCTAAAAAGGCCACATCCACGTGAAGCCAACTATCAAACATCCGGTTCTG agaagaaaaagacaggactTCAGTCGTGA
- the terb1 gene encoding telomere repeats-binding bouquet formation protein 1 isoform X3 — protein sequence MDRXGSCRNNRNTAKTDLSLLLECVKFQMKCPDSQKQALLTIHSICEKREDNVDLLRELGGVSFLYNLSKSSNVHSDVKETALFTLGTLAEANVYCKNSLCRKDIFIDIAGHLQEDSPLNKKRVSVYLLFVLVAHNKLGQTLAQTTGCLEILMDLFRSTFPFSTVDDLRTVSQTYQLWTSVSSALCGSVNNPQNEEGQRICVAAFPIVKTWLQQISVPSTETFQPICSFIAMTVSNNSYVQESFAACGGLETLTLALLRVVSAADTSLLSRQLSVVIVKTLSACITDNPNLAAGLAQYDLVYHLFFLLTSSHLDPDDRLSVLLTIGECTEASEEHQSQLVDCGGLPIMITFLTEDSSEEVRKAATFILHTCKKAMLSLGVQGLMEKQAENEEPPINIEEFKNSAREIIRRIELLEKTQLKEIGEEQEDILCPNSVELQPFKPPPLSLPAQKLEANKTTSILRPIHKSSGDNGSLQLVKSMAEVKKVTSRLIPPGEDTKRSGGDVMRSVKSGGRIGMSSDIWSSEGGSEPHMENNSLFNHPLSVWLTKPKGIRCCYESQGSNLNDMRKIPPAEHSVSNGRCAGCVLTFEEVTSRSFASVQNSCVNSCDMHRVLQEATERFRMHRFNFGVRREQKSVTKEHSDTNSARVSTTKLHRSCENMCAGIDKSYLQQHSWRKHNGVTLTPLYKSTRQGAFPSKKGIGPSLTPLKRPHPREANYQTSGSERRGRNSSEHYSIKDQSKISTDHSSSRRKRQDFSREEVHHLLSGVRKYGYSWNFILWSYPFQPGRTNVDLAKKYRRLMRQQKS from the exons ATGGATAGGRCAGGCAGTTGCAGGAACAACCGTAACA CAGCAAAGACAGATCTCAGTTTGCTGCTTGAGTGTGTAAAGTTTCAGATGAAATGTCCAGATTCACAGAAGCAAGCCCTTCTTACCATTCACTCCATCTGTGAAAAGAGAG aggATAATGTGGATCTGCTGAGAGAACTAGGCGGTGTGTCATTTTTGTATAATCTGTCCAAATCCAGTAATGTTCATTCAGATGTTAAGGAGACTGCTCTCTTTACCCTTGGCACACTAGCTGAGGCTAATG TGTATTGCAAGAATTCACTGTGCAGAAAGGACATATTCATCGACATTGCTGGACATTTGCAAGAAGACAGCCCACTGAATAAGAAGAGGGTGTCCGTCTATTTGCTGTTTGTTCTGGTTGCACACAACA AACTGGGGCAAACTTTAGCACAAACCACAGGCTGCCTGGAAATTCTGATGGACCTTTTCAG gagtACTTTTCCCTTCTCAACAGTAGATGATCTGAGAACTGTCAGCCAAACCTACCAACTCTGGACATCTGTGTCTAGTGCGCTGTGTGGCTCCGTCAACAATCCCCAGAATG aggAAGGTCAGCGCATTTGTGTTGCAGCCTTTCCCATCGTGAAAACATGGCTTCAGCAGATTTCTGTGCCCTCTACTGAAACGTTTCAGCCCATATGCTCCTTTATCGCCATGACAGTTTCCAACAACT CTTATGTACAGGAGAGTTTTGCTGCCTGTGGAGGTTTGGAAACTCTTACTCTGGCACTGCTTCGTGTTGTGTCTGCTGCAGACACCAGCTTGCTGTCTCGTCAGCTATCAGTTGTTATAGTCAAGACCTTGTCAGCTTGCATCACTGACAACC ccAATCTGGCAGCAGGTTTGGCGCAGTACGATCTAGTCTACCACCTTTTCTTCCTGCTGACCAGCTCACACTTAGATCCTGATGACAGGCTCTCAGTTCTACTCACCATTGGGGAGTGCACCGAAGCCTCAG AGGAGCATCAGTCTCAGCTGGTGGATTGTGGAGGCTTGCCGATTATGATAACTTTTCTTACAGAGGACTCAAGTGAGGAGGTTAGGAAAGCAGCGACTTTCATACTACATACTTGCAAAAAGGCCA TGTTGAGCTTGGGAGTGCAGGGTCTGATGGAAAAGCAAGCTGAAAATGAGGAACCTCCTATAAACATAGAAGAGTTTAAGAATTCAGCCAGAGAAATTATACGCAGGATTGAACTGTTAGAGAAAACACAGCTGAAG gagatTGGAGAGGAGCAAGAAGACATTCTTTGTCCAAATTCAGTTGAACTTCAGCCATTTAAGCCCCCACCTCTAAGTCTACCAGCCCAGAAACTGGAAGCCAATAAAACTACCAGCATACTGAGGCCCATACACAAGAGCAGTGGTGACAACGGCAGCCTCCAACTTGTCAAAAGCATGGCTGAAGTAAAGAAAGTCACTTCTAGGTTGATTCCTCCAGGAGAAGACACCAAAAGGAGTGGAGGGGATGTGATGCGTTCTGTGAAAAGTGGAGGACGAATCGGGATGTCTTCTGACATTTGGTCATCAGAGGGAGGCAGTGAGCCACATATGGAAAACAA ttCCTTGTTTAATCATCCCTTGTCGGTGTGGCTGACAAAACCAAAAGGGATTAGGTGCTGTTATG agtCACAGGGCAGTAACTTAAACGATATGCGGAAGATTCCACCAGCAGAACACTCTGTCTCTAATGGTCGGTGTGCAG GTTGCGTGTTAACTTTTGAAGAAGTGACAAGCCGCTCTTTTGCGTCGGTTCAAAACTCCTGTGTGAACAGCTGCGACATGCACAGAGTCCTCCAGGAGGCAACGGAGCGATTCAGAATGCATCGCTTTAACTTTGGCGTCAGGCGAGAACAAAAGAGCGTCACCAAAGAGCATTCTGACACCAACTCTGCCAGGGTTTCAACAACAAAGTTACACAGAAGCTGTGAAAACATGTGTG CTGGGATTGATAAAAGTTATCTGCAACAACACTCTTGGAGAAAACATAATG gTGTCACTTTGACTCCCCTGTACAAATCAACCAGACAAGGCGCATTTCCCTCTAAGAAAGGGATCG GTCCAAGCTTGACTCCCCTAAAAAGGCCACATCCACGTGAAGCCAACTATCAAACATCCGGTTCTG agagaagaggaagaaataGCAGTGAGCATTATTCTATTAAGGATCAGTCAAAGATAAGCACAGACCACTCTTCTTCT agaagaaaaagacaggactTCAGTCGTGAGGAGGTCCATCATTTGCTCTCTGGAGTAAGAAAATACGGCTACTCCTGGAACTTCATCTTGTGGTCATATCCTTTCCAACCTGGACGCACCAATGTTGATCTGGCCAAAAAATACAGGAGGCTGATGAGACaacaaaagtcataa
- the terb1 gene encoding telomere repeats-binding bouquet formation protein 1 isoform X2, whose product MDRXGSCRNNRNTKTDLSLLLECVKFQMKCPDSQKQALLTIHSICEKREDNVDLLRELGGVSFLYNLSKSSNVHSDVKETALFTLGTLAEANVYCKNSLCRKDIFIDIAGHLQEDSPLNKKRVSVYLLFVLVAHNKLGQTLAQTTGCLEILMDLFRSTFPFSTVDDLRTVSQTYQLWTSVSSALCGSVNNPQNEEGQRICVAAFPIVKTWLQQISVPSTETFQPICSFIAMTVSNNSYVQESFAACGGLETLTLALLRVVSAADTSLLSRQLSVVIVKTLSACITDNPNLAAGLAQYDLVYHLFFLLTSSHLDPDDRLSVLLTIGECTEASEEHQSQLVDCGGLPIMITFLTEDSSEEVRKAATFILHTCKKASKVLSLGVQGLMEKQAENEEPPINIEEFKNSAREIIRRIELLEKTQLKEIGEEQEDILCPNSVELQPFKPPPLSLPAQKLEANKTTSILRPIHKSSGDNGSLQLVKSMAEVKKVTSRLIPPGEDTKRSGGDVMRSVKSGGRIGMSSDIWSSEGGSEPHMENNSLFNHPLSVWLTKPKGIRCCYESQGSNLNDMRKIPPAEHSVSNGRCAGCVLTFEEVTSRSFASVQNSCVNSCDMHRVLQEATERFRMHRFNFGVRREQKSVTKEHSDTNSARVSTTKLHRSCENMCAGIDKSYLQQHSWRKHNGVTLTPLYKSTRQGAFPSKKGIGPSLTPLKRPHPREANYQTSGSERRGRNSSEHYSIKDQSKISTDHSSSRRKRQDFSREEVHHLLSGVRKYGYSWNFILWSYPFQPGRTNVDLAKKYRRLMRQQKS is encoded by the exons ATGGATAGGRCAGGCAGTTGCAGGAACAACCGTAACA CAAAGACAGATCTCAGTTTGCTGCTTGAGTGTGTAAAGTTTCAGATGAAATGTCCAGATTCACAGAAGCAAGCCCTTCTTACCATTCACTCCATCTGTGAAAAGAGAG aggATAATGTGGATCTGCTGAGAGAACTAGGCGGTGTGTCATTTTTGTATAATCTGTCCAAATCCAGTAATGTTCATTCAGATGTTAAGGAGACTGCTCTCTTTACCCTTGGCACACTAGCTGAGGCTAATG TGTATTGCAAGAATTCACTGTGCAGAAAGGACATATTCATCGACATTGCTGGACATTTGCAAGAAGACAGCCCACTGAATAAGAAGAGGGTGTCCGTCTATTTGCTGTTTGTTCTGGTTGCACACAACA AACTGGGGCAAACTTTAGCACAAACCACAGGCTGCCTGGAAATTCTGATGGACCTTTTCAG gagtACTTTTCCCTTCTCAACAGTAGATGATCTGAGAACTGTCAGCCAAACCTACCAACTCTGGACATCTGTGTCTAGTGCGCTGTGTGGCTCCGTCAACAATCCCCAGAATG aggAAGGTCAGCGCATTTGTGTTGCAGCCTTTCCCATCGTGAAAACATGGCTTCAGCAGATTTCTGTGCCCTCTACTGAAACGTTTCAGCCCATATGCTCCTTTATCGCCATGACAGTTTCCAACAACT CTTATGTACAGGAGAGTTTTGCTGCCTGTGGAGGTTTGGAAACTCTTACTCTGGCACTGCTTCGTGTTGTGTCTGCTGCAGACACCAGCTTGCTGTCTCGTCAGCTATCAGTTGTTATAGTCAAGACCTTGTCAGCTTGCATCACTGACAACC ccAATCTGGCAGCAGGTTTGGCGCAGTACGATCTAGTCTACCACCTTTTCTTCCTGCTGACCAGCTCACACTTAGATCCTGATGACAGGCTCTCAGTTCTACTCACCATTGGGGAGTGCACCGAAGCCTCAG AGGAGCATCAGTCTCAGCTGGTGGATTGTGGAGGCTTGCCGATTATGATAACTTTTCTTACAGAGGACTCAAGTGAGGAGGTTAGGAAAGCAGCGACTTTCATACTACATACTTGCAAAAAGGCCA GCAAAGTGTTGAGCTTGGGAGTGCAGGGTCTGATGGAAAAGCAAGCTGAAAATGAGGAACCTCCTATAAACATAGAAGAGTTTAAGAATTCAGCCAGAGAAATTATACGCAGGATTGAACTGTTAGAGAAAACACAGCTGAAG gagatTGGAGAGGAGCAAGAAGACATTCTTTGTCCAAATTCAGTTGAACTTCAGCCATTTAAGCCCCCACCTCTAAGTCTACCAGCCCAGAAACTGGAAGCCAATAAAACTACCAGCATACTGAGGCCCATACACAAGAGCAGTGGTGACAACGGCAGCCTCCAACTTGTCAAAAGCATGGCTGAAGTAAAGAAAGTCACTTCTAGGTTGATTCCTCCAGGAGAAGACACCAAAAGGAGTGGAGGGGATGTGATGCGTTCTGTGAAAAGTGGAGGACGAATCGGGATGTCTTCTGACATTTGGTCATCAGAGGGAGGCAGTGAGCCACATATGGAAAACAA ttCCTTGTTTAATCATCCCTTGTCGGTGTGGCTGACAAAACCAAAAGGGATTAGGTGCTGTTATG agtCACAGGGCAGTAACTTAAACGATATGCGGAAGATTCCACCAGCAGAACACTCTGTCTCTAATGGTCGGTGTGCAG GTTGCGTGTTAACTTTTGAAGAAGTGACAAGCCGCTCTTTTGCGTCGGTTCAAAACTCCTGTGTGAACAGCTGCGACATGCACAGAGTCCTCCAGGAGGCAACGGAGCGATTCAGAATGCATCGCTTTAACTTTGGCGTCAGGCGAGAACAAAAGAGCGTCACCAAAGAGCATTCTGACACCAACTCTGCCAGGGTTTCAACAACAAAGTTACACAGAAGCTGTGAAAACATGTGTG CTGGGATTGATAAAAGTTATCTGCAACAACACTCTTGGAGAAAACATAATG gTGTCACTTTGACTCCCCTGTACAAATCAACCAGACAAGGCGCATTTCCCTCTAAGAAAGGGATCG GTCCAAGCTTGACTCCCCTAAAAAGGCCACATCCACGTGAAGCCAACTATCAAACATCCGGTTCTG agagaagaggaagaaataGCAGTGAGCATTATTCTATTAAGGATCAGTCAAAGATAAGCACAGACCACTCTTCTTCT agaagaaaaagacaggactTCAGTCGTGAGGAGGTCCATCATTTGCTCTCTGGAGTAAGAAAATACGGCTACTCCTGGAACTTCATCTTGTGGTCATATCCTTTCCAACCTGGACGCACCAATGTTGATCTGGCCAAAAAATACAGGAGGCTGATGAGACaacaaaagtcataa
- the terb1 gene encoding telomere repeats-binding bouquet formation protein 1 isoform X1 translates to MDRXGSCRNNRNTAKTDLSLLLECVKFQMKCPDSQKQALLTIHSICEKREDNVDLLRELGGVSFLYNLSKSSNVHSDVKETALFTLGTLAEANVYCKNSLCRKDIFIDIAGHLQEDSPLNKKRVSVYLLFVLVAHNKLGQTLAQTTGCLEILMDLFRSTFPFSTVDDLRTVSQTYQLWTSVSSALCGSVNNPQNEEGQRICVAAFPIVKTWLQQISVPSTETFQPICSFIAMTVSNNSYVQESFAACGGLETLTLALLRVVSAADTSLLSRQLSVVIVKTLSACITDNPNLAAGLAQYDLVYHLFFLLTSSHLDPDDRLSVLLTIGECTEASEEHQSQLVDCGGLPIMITFLTEDSSEEVRKAATFILHTCKKASKVLSLGVQGLMEKQAENEEPPINIEEFKNSAREIIRRIELLEKTQLKEIGEEQEDILCPNSVELQPFKPPPLSLPAQKLEANKTTSILRPIHKSSGDNGSLQLVKSMAEVKKVTSRLIPPGEDTKRSGGDVMRSVKSGGRIGMSSDIWSSEGGSEPHMENNSLFNHPLSVWLTKPKGIRCCYESQGSNLNDMRKIPPAEHSVSNGRCAGCVLTFEEVTSRSFASVQNSCVNSCDMHRVLQEATERFRMHRFNFGVRREQKSVTKEHSDTNSARVSTTKLHRSCENMCAGIDKSYLQQHSWRKHNGVTLTPLYKSTRQGAFPSKKGIGPSLTPLKRPHPREANYQTSGSERRGRNSSEHYSIKDQSKISTDHSSSRRKRQDFSREEVHHLLSGVRKYGYSWNFILWSYPFQPGRTNVDLAKKYRRLMRQQKS, encoded by the exons ATGGATAGGRCAGGCAGTTGCAGGAACAACCGTAACA CAGCAAAGACAGATCTCAGTTTGCTGCTTGAGTGTGTAAAGTTTCAGATGAAATGTCCAGATTCACAGAAGCAAGCCCTTCTTACCATTCACTCCATCTGTGAAAAGAGAG aggATAATGTGGATCTGCTGAGAGAACTAGGCGGTGTGTCATTTTTGTATAATCTGTCCAAATCCAGTAATGTTCATTCAGATGTTAAGGAGACTGCTCTCTTTACCCTTGGCACACTAGCTGAGGCTAATG TGTATTGCAAGAATTCACTGTGCAGAAAGGACATATTCATCGACATTGCTGGACATTTGCAAGAAGACAGCCCACTGAATAAGAAGAGGGTGTCCGTCTATTTGCTGTTTGTTCTGGTTGCACACAACA AACTGGGGCAAACTTTAGCACAAACCACAGGCTGCCTGGAAATTCTGATGGACCTTTTCAG gagtACTTTTCCCTTCTCAACAGTAGATGATCTGAGAACTGTCAGCCAAACCTACCAACTCTGGACATCTGTGTCTAGTGCGCTGTGTGGCTCCGTCAACAATCCCCAGAATG aggAAGGTCAGCGCATTTGTGTTGCAGCCTTTCCCATCGTGAAAACATGGCTTCAGCAGATTTCTGTGCCCTCTACTGAAACGTTTCAGCCCATATGCTCCTTTATCGCCATGACAGTTTCCAACAACT CTTATGTACAGGAGAGTTTTGCTGCCTGTGGAGGTTTGGAAACTCTTACTCTGGCACTGCTTCGTGTTGTGTCTGCTGCAGACACCAGCTTGCTGTCTCGTCAGCTATCAGTTGTTATAGTCAAGACCTTGTCAGCTTGCATCACTGACAACC ccAATCTGGCAGCAGGTTTGGCGCAGTACGATCTAGTCTACCACCTTTTCTTCCTGCTGACCAGCTCACACTTAGATCCTGATGACAGGCTCTCAGTTCTACTCACCATTGGGGAGTGCACCGAAGCCTCAG AGGAGCATCAGTCTCAGCTGGTGGATTGTGGAGGCTTGCCGATTATGATAACTTTTCTTACAGAGGACTCAAGTGAGGAGGTTAGGAAAGCAGCGACTTTCATACTACATACTTGCAAAAAGGCCA GCAAAGTGTTGAGCTTGGGAGTGCAGGGTCTGATGGAAAAGCAAGCTGAAAATGAGGAACCTCCTATAAACATAGAAGAGTTTAAGAATTCAGCCAGAGAAATTATACGCAGGATTGAACTGTTAGAGAAAACACAGCTGAAG gagatTGGAGAGGAGCAAGAAGACATTCTTTGTCCAAATTCAGTTGAACTTCAGCCATTTAAGCCCCCACCTCTAAGTCTACCAGCCCAGAAACTGGAAGCCAATAAAACTACCAGCATACTGAGGCCCATACACAAGAGCAGTGGTGACAACGGCAGCCTCCAACTTGTCAAAAGCATGGCTGAAGTAAAGAAAGTCACTTCTAGGTTGATTCCTCCAGGAGAAGACACCAAAAGGAGTGGAGGGGATGTGATGCGTTCTGTGAAAAGTGGAGGACGAATCGGGATGTCTTCTGACATTTGGTCATCAGAGGGAGGCAGTGAGCCACATATGGAAAACAA ttCCTTGTTTAATCATCCCTTGTCGGTGTGGCTGACAAAACCAAAAGGGATTAGGTGCTGTTATG agtCACAGGGCAGTAACTTAAACGATATGCGGAAGATTCCACCAGCAGAACACTCTGTCTCTAATGGTCGGTGTGCAG GTTGCGTGTTAACTTTTGAAGAAGTGACAAGCCGCTCTTTTGCGTCGGTTCAAAACTCCTGTGTGAACAGCTGCGACATGCACAGAGTCCTCCAGGAGGCAACGGAGCGATTCAGAATGCATCGCTTTAACTTTGGCGTCAGGCGAGAACAAAAGAGCGTCACCAAAGAGCATTCTGACACCAACTCTGCCAGGGTTTCAACAACAAAGTTACACAGAAGCTGTGAAAACATGTGTG CTGGGATTGATAAAAGTTATCTGCAACAACACTCTTGGAGAAAACATAATG gTGTCACTTTGACTCCCCTGTACAAATCAACCAGACAAGGCGCATTTCCCTCTAAGAAAGGGATCG GTCCAAGCTTGACTCCCCTAAAAAGGCCACATCCACGTGAAGCCAACTATCAAACATCCGGTTCTG agagaagaggaagaaataGCAGTGAGCATTATTCTATTAAGGATCAGTCAAAGATAAGCACAGACCACTCTTCTTCT agaagaaaaagacaggactTCAGTCGTGAGGAGGTCCATCATTTGCTCTCTGGAGTAAGAAAATACGGCTACTCCTGGAACTTCATCTTGTGGTCATATCCTTTCCAACCTGGACGCACCAATGTTGATCTGGCCAAAAAATACAGGAGGCTGATGAGACaacaaaagtcataa
- the LOC103466021 gene encoding proteoglycan 4-like, which produces MGNKFSRRREAPVSSAAAAAASEQKPAVESSTTPKPTADSAIKQEAVRTETLDVLVEEPPKYECAPEGKEEESPVTLAPPEDAGSELLAKETPAPVQLEAAVSDTNPLEPGSFAPAKPEATEEAEAAITPNPEDVPEPDSALQSEADTDLVSEPTGLRDEDVVQHQDQESSTDPVISSPPLIDFGVPDVISSPTTIHLDPDESLNVSASEHSATAEPEKLTSDFLEKSTGVEAEECLKTLGSDINVENVSELLKNSGLKENDLLSDIIPREVKIPDDTSITDMSTSMELM; this is translated from the coding sequence ATGGGAAACAAGTTCAGCAGAAGGCGAGAAGCCCCTGTcagcagtgctgctgctgcagcagccagtGAACAGAAGCCTGCTGTGGAGTCATCGACGACACCTAAACCAACAGCAGACTCTGCGATAAAACAGGAGGCTGTTAGGACAGAGACTCTAGATGTGTTGGTAGAAGAACCACCAAAATATGAATGTGCACCAGAGgggaaagaggaagaaagtcCTGTTACCTTGGCCCCACCAGAAGATGCAGGGTCTGAACTACTAGCAAAGGAAACTCCAGCTCCAGTGCAGCTTGAAGCTGCGGTCTCAGACACCAATCCTCTGGAACCAGGATCGTTTGCACCAGCAAAACCTGAAGCTACAGAGGAAGCCGAAGCTGCCATCACTCCGAACCCAGAGGATGTTCCAGAACCTGACTCTGCTTTGCAGTCAGAGGCTGACACTGACCTCGTCTCTGAGCCGACGGGGCTCAGAGACGAGGATGTAGTGCAGCACCAAGACCAAGAGTCTTCAACTGATCCAGTAATTTCTTCGCCACCATTGATTGATTTTGGTGTCCCTGATGTGATTTCCTCACCAACCACCATCCATCTGGATCCAGATGAGTCATTGAATGTGTCAGCAAGTGAGCACAGTGCCACAGCAGAGCCAGAAAAACTCACTTCAGACTTTCTGGAGAAGTCAACAGGGGTGGAGGCTGAAGAGTGTCTGAAGACGCTGGGGAGTGACATCAACGTGGAAAATGTTAGCGAACTCCTGAAAAACTCTGGGCTGAAAGAAAATGACCTTCTCAGTGACATCATTCCGAGAGAAGTCAAGATCCCTGATGACACTTCAATAACAGACATGAGCACATCCATGGAGTTAATGTGA